The genomic stretch TGATGATGAAGATTATGTAAGCATATATAACAAACCTGAATGGGGACCTTCACAAGCTCAATGAAACTATTAAGTCTTCCAATTTTTGAATCTACAGCAGCCTGTCTCTTATTCTTCCAACGCTCAATATTAGATTCATTGGTAAATATAACCTGTTTTATTATCATAGCCTATCAATTTGTGTTGCATGAATCAAAAGGGCTCAGTAAATGTAAACAAAAACTGAACAGACCAGCTTGTAGCCATCACTATACAGATTCTGGAGCTTCTCTGGTATTGAAGGATACATGAGAGACCATGCATCTGCACCTACTCTAATATAAAAGGATAAAGTGTTACATATTAGTTTGGCACATGGTTCAGCTCCAGAAAGCATATgtcattaaaaaatacataacgCATAGATCAAAGATATTCCATTCCACCCCAATCCTGAAAATCAAAAGGTGCCGAGGTAAACAAATTGCTTTATTTTACGTATCTGGCAAACTTTATTGAACTTCACTATATGATCAGTTGACTAGGAATGACGCAATACCAAAGAACAAGCCAAACCATCATAAATTTCTTGCAAGAATTGCATATCATACCTTTTCACAGAGGTCTTTGCAAGacaaccatcaaaatcaaaggCTGCAATTTTACTTGAATCATGAAGACCATCATCCTAATGAAGTAGGAAATTAAAGGAAAACCTCAGACTTTTCATACTTTCCTAGCCAGTGTTAAACCAAAGGTAGAAAATGATGTTGGATACACATAAAGTTCTGTCACATTGATCTTAATGAGTAAGAAGATAGAGATCAGCATTGTAATAATATACACACCCTTTCAAGAAATATAACTGTCTGAAATGCCTTCCATTTAGGCAACAATGTAGCATCCTGAAATTAAGAGATTAGTCTGAGAAACTTAGCAAAATACGTTCGAACAAAAACTTAATGCTATGTAACTTAAACTTCGAAGCAAAGAACTACTGGTTAAGCTGTTTTGAACATATTGTATTGGAAACATTGGGCCTAAGCCATAAAGAGATAGAGAATAATGGAGCTTCAAACTTACCAATGTATCCAATCTTCAATCTCAATACAATTTGAAGCTTCAGCAAGATATCAGGGCACATACCTTATACTTCTCTTTGATATCAGAAGCTGATACGGCTATTTCCAGCTGGAACTTTGTCCCTTCCTCAGATGTAAGCAACTACAGAATTTTTACGCAAATAAGCACAATAAAAATATTGGCCTCATAATGTCATGTCAGAATAAAGCTGTAGGAAAAGAACAGCAAAACTTTAAATCATATTGAGCATCTGCTGATGATAGAACATCTAAACAAACAGAGTAGAAACGATTAGTCTTGATGTGATGTGAAGTTCAAATGGTTCACACAGACTTGCGAAAGGCGATACAATTTAGAGCCTAAAGTTTCTAAAAAAACTTAACAAATAACAGAAAAAATTAGATGCTGAACTGAAATATAACAGTAGGTTTAGACAGAACTAAAGCATACCGATAGCACTAACTGATTCAAGACCATGCATATTCTGACCATGCACAAGTTAACCAGTCTACCGAGACCTGATGTTATGTAAACCAAAGAACATAATCTCACAAATTCACTTAGGGCCAAAAAACAATACATGGGCGGAAAAATAATCAGCCAGAGAAAGAACATGATTCGTCATTCTTGACGTGTCGTTAGACATGGGCAaactatagaaaaaaattagCATGATCATTTTTTCTCAATTCGAATATAACCTCAATCCAACCTCAATTGATTCAACAACAGATAAATAGCACATATCTCTACCTTTGGCTTCTTCGACTTTCCTTGATCTGGttcatcatcatcctcatcaACTTTACTGACCTAAGAGAATAAAACGAATATTATATCATAAACACATAGTTAGAAAAAGAAAGTTAAAACATTTTTGTTTATCTATGTTCATTCCCAGAGTACATTTTTGTAAAACATGCTTCAGCGAATTTGAGAGCAGATCAATACCTCAACAGCCTGTGCCCCTTCAATTACTAATTTCTTCACAGCCTCCTGATCACTGCCCTGCAAATTGACATGTTTAAATCACTACAGAACTTATCCCCCAGTTAAAAAGCAGCTAAAGAATCTGGTAAACCCAACCTTTTTAACAAATTAAAAGCAAAACAATGTGAAATACTTTTGGATTTTTCATCATCCGCAAACATAAAATCAGCATTCCGAGTCTcgagaaaacgaattaaaaaTTTAGACCTTGAGAGAGGAGAATCCGGTGATTGCATCGACGGAGGAAGCGAAACCAGAAGCACCGAACGGAACGCAATTCAGGTGATGCCATTTGGTCATGTCGAATCCCCGGGGATCTTTGTTAACGAAACCAAACCGCAGCGCGCTGGCAGCGATGGATTTCGAGCATTTCTTGCACGAGGACCGACCGGACTTGGCGTACTCCGCCACCAATTTGACGGAGTCTGTTGACGGCGACGACGACGACATCACTGCGGATGGAATTGAGAAAGCCGAGAGAATGGGGTTGGGGTTGGGGTTGGGGttggggtttagggtttttcgATTGAATATATGAGTGAGCTGCGATTTCATATGAAAGTGTTGGGATTCTGAAAAAAGTGCTTTTCGCGGGAGATATTTTAGCAAttgtattttctttctttttttgcatacataaataaataaataaataaaaagaaaatccaAGCATTTCAAGAATGTATACCCAAAAAACATAATTTTGGAGtatttccacccaaaaaataaGCCCCCTATTATTGCCTTACATAAAATCAACAGAAAATACAGCTCAATGAACAAATTTAGATGTCATTCATCCATCCTAATATCTTATGGAGTGTATACCAATGTTCATCAATAAAATGTACTCACAAAATGGATTCACCTCCATTATAGAGGAACAGTCTAGTATTTGAATAATAGTAAATTCCAACCAAATTTCTGGATTCAAAATTTTGGGGGATGGTTGGAAGTTCTTTGGAGTATTAAGCACAGGTACAAAGATATTTACtgatttctttaattattcaattcGATTAATCAAGATTAATTAGATAATAAGAGGTTCATTCCAGTTAATAGTGAAAGAACCCTTttagttaattagttaatttaataaattgacTACTAAAATTTGAATTGTTGTTTTTAAAGATATGGATtagtaattataatattatttattttaataataaaaatagataacttaaaatattaaataaatatttttttgacaATACCTATAACAAAAGCTTGTGATTTTATCTCAACAATTgtcacattttataaaaagagaTAAATGTTGTTTAAAGTGATTCGCAATTTCAAGTCATGTATTTTAACATATAATCCAAGCAAGTAAAGAAGAGTTTAAAGACGAGGAATTTGCTTGCAATGAAGATAACAATGCAGGAATATCATTTATGaggaattaatataaatttatggGACAAACAGAGCTGCTTCCAGCAGTACCTCGTTGAATACCAGGAAGCTTGATGAAGATACAGAGAATCTTAGTCGTGAGttgaattttgttttactttattcttctctGGTTTTGAATTATATTGATAActtttttcattcacatttgAGATGAGATTCTTCTTGTTTCGGATATTTGTTGAACGCAATCTGTTTCTCTTGCCATGTTGCTTGTTGTGCCCTTATGCATCTCGGTCTACTTTAGTTGGAATAATTGAAACGAAAGCATCTTACACTAATAGATTCATCTTACGTACCTACTTCTCTTATACTCCATTAACTAATAAGCTGAATGAAGGAGGAATGACCATAAGTTCTCTTAACAACGGAACTATTATGTTTGGACCAACATGTATATTGCAAACTGATCAAGCCTTTGTTGTTTAGAATCTGAGACTTATGTTACTACTCTGTTTAATCTAAGAAaccacttttttttaatatctgAGAAGTTAGACATGACGTCGTTTAGATTAAAACTCGGTTAGATTGTGGCTGATGTGATTGGTTGACCTAAATATTGAATGTGACTCGTGCTTCTTGACAACCGgtaaaaattcaaacaatatCATGTTAATTAGGGCCTTAAACCCATGGGCGACGGTATATAGACTATCTCAGGACTGGGGAAGGCTGATCTCTTATCTATGTTGTGCAACAATCAATTTTCATCATTGGGTAACAAGCAAATTCAATTATTGTCACAGATGAGAAGGTTCCGACCGAATTAAAGAAGGCTATCATGCTGGCTCGAATGGATAAAAAACTCACCCAAGCTCAACTTGCTCAGGTCTGATCACTATCCATGTTTGATTAGCTGTTTTATACACTTCCAGATTAAGCtcaatcattttttcatttctgaTATAATCGAACATCCTTGGTGTGCTGCAGGAGATAAATGAGAAACCCCAGATCATGCAGGAATACGAATCTGGGAAAGCAATTCCCAATCAGCAAATCATATCCAAACTTGGTGTGAAATTGCGCGGAAAGAAATAAGAACGAGCAGTAGGGACAAGAGTGGCCTTTTTGGTATGTTTAGTGGTGTAAATGAGCTCTGTGCTATTGCCTTTCTCTTTCAGTGGTTTTGCCCCACGTATTAGGATTCTAAAGAAACATGCTTGTGATCTGATGCTTTTGAAACTTGATTATCTCAATTATCTTGAAAAATCGCTGGTGTTTATGTTGAAATAAGCCTTTGCTAAGGCAAGAAACAGcttctgtttttaatttttattgaatAGGAATATACGATCTTGATTACACATAGTAGTACTAGTTAGGAAGGATGAATAATAAGTGTTTGCTCTAAAAGTTTTTTTGCTCCAAATTTTCCACGTTGTTTTCTGTGTCCGTCCATCGATGAAGACgatatatttttagtaattcAATTATATATTTCAATATTCATGAAATACAATCCTTAAATTAAACCATGCCGCGGCTGCGATCATGCTGAACACCCAAGCACGAATCCCGGAGCGGCGGCGACCAAGAACTCCGCCTCCTGCCGCAGCTTCATGATGCTCTTGATGGTCTTCAGCCGAAGATCCTCGGCCTTGTCGACAATGTCGCCGGTCTCTCCATCTTGACGTTTCCAACCATTCCAGTCGTCTCATCCTGCAAAAAtggcaataaaaataaaatgtgatagAGATGATGACCTGGCTTTTGGAGTTGTTGACTTTATAGTGTGCAGTAACGAGAGCGCTACACTGTCGATAGTGATGATGACTTTATTCATTGCATTTAATCTCATAAATTCGTTGGTGGGTTGGGGGTAATTACATCATTGATGACTCATACGAATCGAAAAACTTAATGCTAACTCTACGGTATGGCAGTAAGCGCCATACTGCCTTGTCTTTCAATACCGATGACCACTTTATCTATGGTATCTATCTAACCCCATAAATTCCGCTCACTCACACTTTCACTAATCTACCAAGTTTTCaattctctccaattttcaaatattaaaacCTATGTGATGTCTTACTCTATATTccattgttattattttttactaaaatttatattttgagCACAAAAAGGAATATTGTTCTTTAATTTTTCTCTTCTTCCCATCCTTGATCTGTTAGTACTAGTAGAGCTTTTAATTTTAACATCCCAATCCTAAGATATTTTCTTTTGTGATAACATAACATATAATGGGACCTccatatactagtagtattaattttttatttgactcttacataaaatattaaaattacttGTGAAATTCATGTTGCGATCGATTAAAAATCACAACTACATAAAACAATAGATCCCTCATTAATTTTACTGTTCTGACTGAAGaatgaaatttatataaaatcatataattatttaccttttaaataaattatagattcaaaatgtaaataattataaatttaaattgggTTAGTGAGTCCTgaattagtattttaaaaatttagtacgataaataaaataaaattaataaaagaaatagaaaatgaaaagcGCGGTGCATGCATATTTTTATAGACGGGAAGATGCGGAACTAAGCTAGACGCATAGCAAAGGTGGGAAATATAGTAGAAGCACTCCGATGGCAATAGAGATAGATATATTGCCTCTTGTTTTATTCTTTATTCCTTATCCTTAGTAGAagaaaacacatatatacatacatgtgGAGGAGGAATTcaatttgtggttgttgatgTTTGTTCCTCCCTTTTGCAACCCCAGCAATGCATCGAGATGTGGAGCTTCTTCCCCGCGATTAGAAGATCCACGGCTTGCAACGGGGTGAGGATGCCCATCACCTCCTTGAGCGTCTCCATCCTCAGCCGATCCGCCGCCAACAGAACCTCCGCCATGGCCGCCTCGTGTGCGACCATGGCCATGGCGCGCTCCACCTCCCCCACGCTCTGCTTAGCCATCGTTGCCAGCGGCTCATCCGCTATTTCCTCCTATATGGTGTATACGGTTACATCCACCatgattatttaaaatttactaattataactattatttattaattggaaaatatattataatcaaACTATCGAGTgaacaatataaaaaagttCATGCatacatatattaattatattataagtCGGTATGTGATTTAGATTCTCTTAATACTACAAACCGGACATTCTGACCAATTGTATCATCAGAAgttgatttgacaattgaagGAGTGAGTGTGAATGACAATACTGTCTTTCAACATCAAATCAAATTGccagtaaaaaaaataaatatttacaccTGCAAAGAAGTAATCCTTGTGGAGAACTTGTCCTCCTCCTTGACAGTCTTGCAATGGAGAGCATTGATCAACACGAGCTGGCGCGCCGTGAGATCGGCGAGGTTACCCATCCTCTGGCCGAGGAGGAAGGTGATACGAGCATATTTCTAAGGATTATCCTGatatctatattatttagttagttattgatttaccatatcttttcatatttattaggattattttcttgttcgttaagttagggtatccactattataaatagtggacattgttattcatttgaTTCATTGAAGAAATACAATTTATCCTTTTTATCATCTTTTACTTTTCTCTGCAATTTACTTTATCAAATCAATTTATCTTTTATCGTTCATTTATCTTTTCgtactttatttttttgcaagttcatctcgtcaaaccttaattgaccgagaacctgggctgctcgacgggaggatcccgcgaatGAACCTAACCCTTCTCCGGCAACCTCGCGCTGCCGGGaccgatacgagtaccctcgtatcatctggtgctttcatctgaTCTCTTCCTCCGAATTACCTCCATCATGTCGTCATCTACCTATGCTGCCTATTACCATCACCAATTCGACTACCGTGAGCCGCAATTCGCCCACCACCCATCGCAGCCCATATATCAGCCACCACACCACCACCCATCGCAACCCATATATCAGCCACCACACCATCCGATTGGATCGTTAGATCTGCAACAATCCTATCCACATGATAGGCACCTCCACGCACAATATCAACCCTACCAGACCCGACAGCCCACTtgctgggacccgccatggGGGCGCATGCAACAGAGTTCTTCGACCTATGAGCAGTCCCCGCCTCACGGCTCATACCTCGCCTATGGTGAAGCGACATGCCAGGGTTCTGACCCCAATAATCCTGACCTCATGGCTCGATCGTTCTCCCCTGCTCAACTAGCCGCCGTAAACGATTACAACGAGAAGTTACGTGTGTATAGATTGGACCAAGCCGCCCTGCTCGCCCGTATGACCGCTTGGTTTGAGGAGAACACTGATGATGAAAATATAACTGAGGGGAACATTGATAACACTTTCACGATGGTATTGAGTgcggatgttcccaaagacatTCACGATGTTCCCAACAGCATCACCGATGTTGCCATCAACACTGCTGTCGGGGTGGATGTGAGCGATGAAATTGAACAGAGTGAAGGATCTCAAGACGAGGCACGTGAGATGTTGAGGGACAACATGGTACTCCCGAGATCTGCTCTGCAAGTGCTTCTCCAGAACCGAATTATGGGAGGACAACGTTTGTTGGACAAAGATGGCGTTGGGCACGTCTCCTTGAAAGTTCTCGACATCGCTATGGTCATCTCATCTATGGGCGTGAGTCGCGGGCTGAAGAAGGAGACGCACGATGCAGAGATATATGAGAAATTCAAGATTGCAGAAGAGGGGAAAGTGTTAGACGACGACCCAGCCCCACCAGCCGCGATCTCTCTGTCGTGCTGCCCCGGTATCGTGGTCACTGATGTTGTACTTGCTGATGATATCCGTCATAATATATGCATTCATGCTAAGACAGTGACAAGTGGCTATTATAATTGGACAGAGCAATCTTTtgcatttgatccaggaggggatATGCGATGCTCGTTGTTGCTTcttggtttccaccttgagggcaaggtgaattttaaccgtgggggagttgatacgagcatattTCTAAGGATTATCCTGatatctatattatttagttagttattgatttaccatatcttttcatatttattaggattattttcttgttcgttaagttagggtatccactattataaatagtggacattgttattcatttgaTTCATTGAAGAAATACAATTTATCCTTTTTATCATCTTTTACTTTTCTCTGCAATTTACTTTATCAAATCAATTTATCTTTTATCGTTCATTTATCTTTTCgtactttatttttttgcaagttcatctcgtcaaaccttaattgaccgagaa from Salvia splendens isolate huo1 chromosome 15, SspV2, whole genome shotgun sequence encodes the following:
- the LOC121768552 gene encoding protein DELAY OF GERMINATION 1-like, with product MASTNHRPFRCSFHSWMAQQQQDLDELVAANSPATDKEDLARLRDKCVAHFGEYAERRAAMARQNPPCFLSPPWCSALQNAFMWVGGCRPSLFIRLIYHVCSSQLDSRSREYHVVPQHLTCLVLRSFTLFNFIAHIHPDSSVDGNIGDAVGNIVNVFGNIRTQYHRESVINVPLSYIFIISVLLKPSGHTGEQGGLVQSIHTRGMSREAGTAHRSKNSVACAPMAGPSKWAVGSGRVDIVRGGAYHVDRIVADLTIQSDGVVADIWVAMGGGVVADIWAAMGGGRIAAHGSRIGDGNRQHRMGNLADLTARQLVLINALHCKTVKEEDKFSTRITSLQEEIADEPLATMAKQSVGEVERAMAMVAHEAAMAEVLLAADRLRMETLKEVMGILTPLQAVDLLIAGKKLHISMHCWGCKREEQTSTTTN
- the LOC121768380 gene encoding polynucleotide 3'-phosphatase ZDP-like isoform X2, producing the protein MSSSSPSTDSVKLVAEYAKSGRSSCKKCSKSIAASALRFGFVNKDPRGFDMTKWHHLNCVPFGASGFASSVDAITGFSSLKGSDQEAVKKLVIEGAQAVEVSKVDEDDDEPDQGKSKKPKLLTSEEGTKFQLEIAVSASDIKEKYKDATLLPKWKAFQTVIFLERDDGLHDSSKIAAFDFDGCLAKTSVKRVGADAWSLMYPSIPEKLQNLYSDGYKLVIFTNESNIERWKNKRQAAVDSKIGRLNSFIELVKVPIQVFIACGVSSGQSEDPFRKPKPGMWKIMEKEFNSSLPIDMEQSFYVGDAAGRAGDHSDADKKFAQAIMFSFLRWRVSFIRE
- the LOC121768551 gene encoding multiprotein-bridging factor 1a-like, coding for YGTNRAASSSTSLNTRKLDEDTENLSHEKVPTELKKAIMLARMDKKLTQAQLAQEINEKPQIMQEYESGKAIPNQQIISKLGVKLRGKK
- the LOC121768380 gene encoding polynucleotide 3'-phosphatase ZDP-like isoform X1 produces the protein MSSSSPSTDSVKLVAEYAKSGRSSCKKCSKSIAASALRFGFVNKDPRGFDMTKWHHLNCVPFGASGFASSVDAITGFSSLKGSDQEAVKKLVIEGAQAVEVSKVDEDDDEPDQGKSKKPKLLTSEEGTKFQLEIAVSASDIKEKYKDATLLPKWKAFQTVIFLERDDGLHDSSKIAAFDFDGCLAKTSVKRVGADAWSLMYPSIPEKLQNLYSDGYKLVIFTNESNIERWKNKRQAAVDSKIGRLNSFIELVKVPIQVFIACGVSSGQSEDPFRKPKPGMWKIMEKEFNSSLPIDMEQSFYVGDAAGRAGDHSDADKKFAQAVGLKFYVPEDYFVTD